Within the Pseudanabaena sp. BC1403 genome, the region TCCCACTCGAAGAATGTCGATCGCTATTTCCACCACGTCGAGGCTGATGCTTAGATTGCCGTCCCACTTGGATTGGCTCAGGCTTAGCACGAGGATCAGGCTCGAAACCAGCAATGATTTCTTGGGGCAGCGATCGCTTGATTAATTTCTCAATATCTGACAAGAACTTACGCTCATCCACGCATACCAGTGAGATTGCCTCACCTGTTGAGCCAGCGCGTCCAGTGCGTCCGATCCGATGTACATAATCTTCGGGGACATTCGGTAACTCGTAGTTAACTACATGGGGCAGCTCACTAATATCTAGGCCTCGCGCCGCGATATCTGTGGCTACCAATACTTGCAAACTGCCATCTTTAAACTTACCGAGGGCGCGAGTACGGGCTGCTTGGCTCTTGTTGCCATGAATTGCCATCGCCACAATGTCATCTTGATGTAGTTGTTTGACTAGGCGATCAGCACCATGCTTGGTACGGGTAAATACCAATACCTGATACCAGCTATTAGTCTTGATCAGATGGGTGAGCAATTCTCGCTTGCGATCGCGATCTACAGGGAAAATTCTCTGAGTCACAAGATCCGCAGTCGCATTCTGAGCAGCAACTTCGACTAATACGGGCTGATTGAGTAAAGTACTGGCAAAGGATTTGATCTCATTGGAAAAAGTTGCCGAAAACAAGAGATTTTGACGTTCTTTTGGTAATAGGGTAAGAATTCGC harbors:
- a CDS encoding DEAD/DEAH box helicase, whose amino-acid sequence is MSFSALGLSDQIVRAVTARGYTEPTPIQSRAIPVVLSGQDLLAGAQTGTGKTAGFTLPILHLLSNKVVKRSPTGKIPIRALILTPTRELAAQVEESVRMYGRHLPLQSMVIYGGVNINPQINRLRGGVEILVATPGRLLDHVQQGRLDLSKVEILVLDEADRMLDMGFIRDIRRILTLLPKERQNLLFSATFSNEIKSFASTLLNQPVLVEVAAQNATADLVTQRIFPVDRDRKRELLTHLIKTNSWYQVLVFTRTKHGADRLVKQLHQDDIVAMAIHGNKSQAARTRALGKFKDGSLQVLVATDIAARGLDISELPHVVNYELPNVPEDYVHRIGRTGRAGSTGEAISLVCVDERKFLSDIEKLIKRSLPQEIIAGFEPDPRAKPEPIQVGRQSKHQPRRGGNSDRHSSSGNSTSLPSPSKSSAKPQPKNQSGRVILKSPAQNVKTEYGDSHQSRNR